Within Mytilus edulis chromosome 10, xbMytEdul2.2, whole genome shotgun sequence, the genomic segment AaactacaaatacatgtacaatgtaatatAATATGTCAAGCATTTATTTATTGACTATTAACGAACAATTGCAGAAATCAAATACATTGTATAACTAAGATATATTCACTTTATGCCCATTTCATTAGATTCATTATGAATAATCATGAACCTCTAATACCTTTTATTCAGTTCCAGAGTATCATACCTCActaattgtttaagaaaaaaaaagcaacagacaaattattattattttttacaaaatgcaCGAAATTTGCGCCTCCGTATTCATAATTGGCAGTGATTGTATGTTATTCTGTTTAAACAACACGCCATGCTTTATACTTTGTAGATTGTTATTTAGTAGGATTAAATGAGTTTTGTCATAAACAATAATTCATAACAACATAGTGACAAGTTCGTATTAAAGGATAACGAGTGGTGCCCGTAGTGAAACCTACATCATGTCAAATACCTTTTTAAACCAATCGTACATGAATGTtgtaatatatcatatatatcgaaaggtccgaaatatcgtgagcctaaatccatcaattggaaatacaactttaaaattttgatggattcagttgaggattatgccaggcaatgggctaagcgcgagaaggcagacgtagacactctttccgaatggattaaggcagtgaggtcgttgatacaaatcagaattaagaaactgaatgggtctatcaatgcccatgctacgtcaatttttaaagacccaaatgttgcaaaacacctatcatacctccatgacaaatatgttgttttccccgcagataaagccccaaacaacatcgtttttatGTGtgaaactcattacattaactgattgataaacgaattaggtattgacaattcacttggaaactcaacatataccctcacgacacttaccaaagaagaAATCCcagataatcataggtctgttctatgttcctttggaatttcaaccaaagatgaagaactggatcttcaatcactgtattggatacttaAACTACATAAGTGCCCTTACAAACAACGgcatattgctgggtcttccaagtgctccacgaaacttctttttaaattattaacaactattttatcagcaatgtccagtatttttttatataccttAGTATCACCCATCCATAGAAAGTTTAATCCGTACATTTAAAAGAATCAATGAACATATTTGGTACGTATTCATACTATAAAAAAACCGGGAAAATGTATCTTAAAGGGGCATCAGCTAGGAgacaaaatttgtttattttttgttcaatcattaatgaaagtgatattgtaaataataattcgctttaagTAGCCAGTTTAGATGAGCTgctgaattattcacttgcaagtaaatattTCGACTGCATTGAATCCGCATTCATATGAGCTTCGCTATctattaaaatttatgtttatttcgGGTTATATGATCATCGTCAGTCTTCGGAGGTCACATTGATAGCTTGCTAAAGACTATAATCCTCACAAAATGCTGGTACATATCATCAagcctttttataattttgatttacgttttagtatgttatgaattaaatataagaatTCGGGTTAAATATGAAGTAAGTAAAACAATGTTCCGACAATTATGCGAAAAAATGTTCAACATATCAAATCGAAAGGATGCACACCAGATTCGTAGACAATGTTTGATTCATATATGTATAATATGTCGAATAATTCAAAAGTCATATGAAGTAAAGAGTTAACCTTTCGGCTGTTCGGCTCCAGACACCGTTATAACATAAATCATATGCAAACAAATGTGCAACGCAAATCTGGTGATACCAGAATTAAGTGATATATAAAAGAGAGTAAGAGCTATTGAAAAAAGTGGGCTACACTTTGAAAATTTAACCGCTATTTTCGTATGCATAACTCTAATTGGTTGGGTttgtatcaaaattatttaaGGACTATATTTTATACGAAGTTTAAAAGGCTGTGAAAAAGAATCAGTTTGAATAAAATGGTTGAAATATGATCTCAAATAGAGTAGAAGTAAGCAATGATAACCAACCGTAGGGCCCTCAACATCGAAAAATACCCATATCGTATAGTCGTCTATAGTATGGTTTTtagaatatgaaacaattcaattaatCATACCCTTGGAGACAACACGTCAACCAGCACTGTCTTTGACCACGTGGTTGTAAAACTTCGCAAATTACCAGTTTGTTTACGAAaaactaatcagtgacgctctttTAACAGTTTGAAgatttaaacaaatacaaaatgagTGGCTTGTGAAGCATTCAAGGTCGAGACATTTGCCGGAATGGCAACGATTGTAAAGGTTGTAAAAGGCAAAGATCAGGAACATGATGGTAATAATGCCACCATGACACAAGTGAACATATGCAATATTCGACATAATAATAGTGAAATTGAGACGCCGTAaccatttacatgatttatatatTGATAAGATAACATTTGCtaaattctaaattataaataaagtcCTTTTTCTTATTCATTTTAATCTAATTTTCAGATACAGACTCAACACAATGCAATATGTCTAGTGACAACGGCTATAATGAAACGATCGACAGTCCTGGTATGTTTTTTACCACTAACCACAGTTATCTACACGATTACCTCTTAAAGTTAACCCAATGATATGTTTTGTCCCTGTCTTATGTTTTCTTACATCCATCAAGCTCCTTAGATAAAACACAAATAAGACCTAATTGAGGTAGAATACGATTATCATATTGATTTCAATGAATACATAGTCATTTGTGCTTGGTTAATCGGCGTATGTTCATTATCTGGATTTTTCAATACacatataaaagaagaaaaataaatttcCTGCACGCAAGATTATATCTATACAAATTGTTTAAAACAGCAACAAAGAAATTATAATCTGATTTCACAAAATAAGCAATAAATTGTTAGCATCAAAGTTTGAAGTAAGCATTTAACTTCACTACGTTTTTAAAAACGTTTCATCATCTGTTCAAGGAGATATATTTGGTCTATTTACACTTTCCAGTAAGCAAACATAATGTGGTATTACAGCAAGTTTTGCGATCCTCCGTAAGAGGACGATTTTGGTAATTATACTGTTTCTTTTCTTTATTAAAGGAAGCTATTAATCCAAAacttccaagtggtgaagttcaAATCAGCCCATTCATAAATTGTACgtacaccatcacgagttggttgaccgttttgtAATATCTGTTTCATCGAAGACTACTGATATGTTCATATCGTCGTAAATACAATATCTTCCTCTCCACGAATGCTACCAACCGAAATAAGACTTATCGAAGGGTTTGTActgacatgagcaacacgacgggtgctataTGTTTTTGCAGAATATTCCGGAGAGTTAGAAATCACGTCTTCGTGCTGTAGTGTTAAATGCTCTTTGTTCGTCTTTTACTCTTAAGCTATGTCGTTTAAACTTTTCCTCCCACAGAATATGATTTTTCAGAATTTCTTCAACTGTTTAATTTTTAACTGTTTCAtaatttttatgagaattaaTTAATTAAACTAACTCATCAGCACTTaaaattacatcccagctcccaTGAggcggatcacccctaccagatcacccatgcttgagtttctttgttttgcatgctttcctttgttctgtaacattatGGCGGGAATGCCGAATCCACAATAAAACCTGAATTACTTATTGAGAAAAGACACACTTTCaaaatttatgtagaaaaaatcCATTGTCTATGCTGTGACTGATAAGTGGGCAAGTTTGTAAACAAGAGTTGGGCATTGTTTTAGAAAGTGGCGAAtaagtgtgggccgattggccagtgagGCGATTTGACATGGTTTCATATGTcagggggtcataaagggtatatattatatagtaatatataaagtatataataatggttgtgtggcgttctaaagtAGATTTTAtcaattgtaaatgttttttcgtCTTATATGAAatagctgggatgtaaaatagttacccCCCTCGGATTTGGTTTGTCAGTGTTGTTTATACTGACATACCTCgtcctcgtgggataactattaattaaatACAATTAGCTTACTTTCACTATTTCGTTAAGTTAGCATTTAAAGCATTATAGATGACggaaaatgtttaaattaaaagaCTTTTGCAGATGAGCCCGACTATCTAACTAacgtaaataaagacaacagtagtataccgctgttcaaaactcataaatccatggtcaaaaaacaaaatcggggtaacaaactaaaaccgaggaaaacgcattaaatataagaggacaacaacgacataacactaaaatataacacacatagacaaaatcccacgagaataacaaatataatatatatatatataacatcaaaaccaaatacatgaatttgggatagacaagtatcgtgacacgtcttatcgcaatgtgaatttacactcaaaaataagagagaacaaacgacacaacgttataatgtaatacacacagaaacgaactataatataacaatggccatattgctgacttggtacagggcatttttaaaggaaaaaatggtgggttgaacctggttttgtggcatgccaaacctcgcacttttatggccatgtgaaatataacatcaaaatgacaacacaggaccacaatataaataaattggagaacacaattgacaaagaatcacacgaccaacagccaacaaaaggcaacaagttcaaaattatgatacgccagaagtgtattttgtccacacaagacctacgtgtgacgcccggatacaaaagtttgaaagccgaaacgagtacaaagttgcaCAGCATCGAGCAccaaaaagatcaaaaaggttgtgccaaaaacggcaagggttttctgttcgttaccagaaaatccctataatttagaataatttgtacttatgcaaacagtaaattttataaaatgaatattcaaaagatgtacatgataaaactgaagtattaactaattacaggaaacaactgaaatacatttacataaccagacatttgaaacacaaaagtagacacatccgaataagtttaaacctctacgccaagtgacgtaaAATGTTAAGATGGTAaattaaatgagaaaataaaCCAGTTCAAAGTGAAGGATACTTCTTACAATTTTAAATGTGACGTCGCTTTTTGTGTTGAGGCTGTGACTAGATCGgtgtgtatttttttgtgttggattatgttggtttatgtaatgtgtccattttttctgtaattaaataatacttcagttttataaTGTATATCTAGTATACAgtctttttatgaaatttactatctaaatgataaggatgttcttatcccaagcagaaaaccctagccttattgggcacaacttttttttaaaacttttggtcgtcagtgctgttcaactttgtacttgttttggctttcaaacttttgtatctatCTGGCCGTCACTGgctagtcttgtgtggacgaaatgcacttctggcgtattaaattttaaacctggtgccttttgttagctattcgtgtgtttctctgtccaatatgttctcctaattatttgtattgtagtcctgtaatgatatgttgttattttaatgttatatttaatattgccattaaagcggTGGGTTTTGCATGCCACAACACCAGGTTCACTcaccattgttttcttttaaaaaaattgttttcttttaaaaaatgttctgtaccaagtcaggaatatggccatggtaattgttatattatagttcgtttttgtgtgtgctacattttaacgttgtgtttctgttgtgttgtttatttcctcttatatttgagtgtgaattcacattactataagacgtatcacggtacttttctatccaaaattcatgtatttagttttgatgttatacttgttattctcatcggattcgagttcgtttctgtgcgtgttccattttaatgttgtgtcgttgttctcctcttatatttaatgtgtttccctcagatttagtttgtaacccggatttgttttttactatcgatttatgagttttgaacagcggtatacaactgttgcctttatctatactTACCTGTACAGGGCACCTGAGCTAACCATCTCTGTTTAGTGTATTTTTAGTTGTTCATTTATAAGTATTTCGTAGagtgtttttattcattttctgattttcttttgtgtttgtaataaataatatatttaccCTCTCATTTATTTTCACTACGCAAAACTTGTTCATTTAGATTGTTTTCAATTCTCATATGACGTGCTTCGGTCGCTTTAtaaataaacccatgctctaaatctaacaaaatttgtttgcacatgcgtatattgacttctgTAGAATAATGaaatttatcaaattggcatgcatttaatatatttgattaacTTTAAACACTTCCAACCTCCTAAATGATGCACATGATtgtactaattcatttattatgactgtaacgtgttgcaattcgaaattgacaaatttgacctagatacgacaaccgttcatgctggctgtccaaaactcctccctctgaaaaatcacattgccagtcttgtgcttgtttacaaacaaaaaaatgaggttcctggaagagcctacacaaacccTCTACACTTATACACATGGAACATAAAAATCACCttaaataattgatgcaagctatactttattgtagttttaatatGGGCAGacttatattcgtgttattttagccctcagtACCGCTCGAGcgaaaataatcacgaatataatgcctacccatgttaaaactacaatgaagtacagcttgcatcaattatttcttaaatattttgtatgataAACTGATTTTTTGTCACAAGGTATGAAATCAGTTTACTTAACAGTTAAAACACACGTTCAAAATTTAATGTTTGAATGAATAAAACTGTCTAATTGTAGGGTCGTGTTTGAAAGGACCATGTGAAAACGGAGGAACATGCGTAAACTATACATGTGTATGTGAAGATTGTTTCGCTGGAGTCAAGTGTGAAATAGGTTGGTTTCTAAAAGGTTTAATTCTGTTATTtacgatgagtttattcataCTAATACTGGATTTAATATATCAAAAAAACTACAAATATAGTACTATAACCTTAAACGCAACTAAAGGATAATTATTTCGAGGACTAATTTAGCCTTCATTCTTAAGGTAAAATCTGTCTCGTATTTGACTCAACGTATATTTTACCAATTAAACCCTCACACAGGGATAAACTATCGTGATTCATTTCACctgaaacgaaaaaaaaaaaacccactaaaatGTTTCATGTGAACATCAATTGCATTTTCAAAATACAGTTATTCAGATATCATCTAAATTTTTtggattgaataaaaaaaatcatccttattttatttgtaaatttcacgtgaaattcacgagCAAAATCACATGTTGAGATTCATGCAAATCTCAATTCTCGTAAACATGTTAATGTGAGTTTGACGTATAATGTTAAGCTCGTTTGTGTATTTCTCGTGAATTTCGAGTGATATTCATGTGCAATTTACGTGAGCCAATTTGCCTTTGTACAAAAGTAAGTTCTAAGCTTTTCTTTTTGTATCTTTCGACCCACTTTTTCTATTAATCACCATACAAATGCATGTCATTTAAACTGATCTCAAATTGAGTATTCGTGTACGtcatttgcatattttttgttttgtttcaaaccccttgataaatgaaatgaaaatatgttGATGTATAAAATTAAGACCAAACATCCGACAATTCCATGATTTCAAATTGGAGATGCCAGTTTTCTATACCTTAAACTtatgaaatcatcttttttttagaTGTCAACCAAACATGCAAATATGATGCCGACACATTTATACCACATTCAAATACATGCCAGCTGTTCTATAACTGCAGCCAAGCGGTGTCGCCCCTTCCAACAGAAAACAGAGTTTACTCTCATAATCCACAAATTCTGAGACCTGCCTACCTGCATGAATGTCCGTACCCTGAACTTTTCTCAACAACAACTTTATCCTGTAAGAATTATACGGAAGTCAAATGCAGGTCTAGatatgaaacaaaaaacaaatgtgagttgaacaatataaaataaaggtGGATGTCGATAAGAGTGCGCCAAATTACCGGATCAAAATTTGATTGTAAACCCTCTGCATTTTGGTTGCACCTGTCCTCCTCGTTTGtcgttttttatattgattagactgttggttttattatttaaatggttttaaacaagtcatttttggggcccttaatagTTTGCTTTTCGGTGCAAGGcaatgctccgtgttaaagacaatactttgacttataatggtttccttttacaagttgtgacttggatgaagagtggtctcatttgcacttataccacatttttttttatatctatttacatcTAGTTGTAGCGTGTATTATTTAGGGAACTTTTATATAATATTCTTCAAGTAGAACCAAGAAAGcgaatcaaatgaaaaatgtttgataaatgcAACGtatcaattatattaaaaaacaagtataaataaataaataaacaaaatcgCACAGACATTAAGGACTGGTCAGTTGTCCACTCAAACCAGTTTTGCCTTGGTTTAACGGTTTGAAAAGTGAAaattatgaatatgaaaaaatatcccAAGGCAGACGAGTTAATCTTGAATGATTAACTTAATATTGTTTTTCTAACATACAGGTGACTATCTTGCTGTTGGTTATTTTTGTAATCATGGAACGGCATGCAAAATCTGCGAATATTTCAATCCTGACTGCATGGGAATCTCTGATGGAATATACAGAAATGTATACGTTGAGCCACCTGGAGGACATTATTTTGAATGTCAAGATGAAAGAAGTATCTTTGATGGCGGAAATCCCTGTCCAACCAACATGGCACCTTATAATGGCAAATGCAGAAATTTATTCGAAATTCCAACAACCTATTGGCATGTTGGATATGGTGTTGACTGCTCCGGTCGGCCAAACGGTAACTATGAAAGTGAACGGAAGCACAGGTGTGATATCTACTACATTTATATGAATGGAAACTCCACACTACAACACTGTGGAGAAGGAACAGTCTTTGATTCAAAATCTTTATTCTGTCAGAATCCAGCAAATGCATGTCGTCCCTGTGGATCCGTCGACAACGGCTGTTAATGCTATAACAGTCAATATCGTAAAGCGAATGAATGTGCACACGTTGTTTTCTAAACAGCTAAgttcaaatcatttgtaaatTGGCTTACTCtactttttgtaataaaaaacaacattaaaaagtTCGCTTTTCAATTGGATTTATGATTCATACACACATCAGAAAGGCCGATATATTGCAATATCTTAGTCCATTCAGACTATTAGAATAAAGGGTTAAGAAAGAATGTATGTATACAAATTTTACTAAGGAGAGATGAACTTTTCGGACTTAATGCTGTTCAACTTAGTagtttatttcactttttatttaataatgaggaatgagtattttgtagacgataCGTGCGTCTACCGTACAAAAAAACTTATCTTTCTTTGGTGAATAATTTTACTGCAATAAATCGTTGTAACATAACATGTGTTTTCAACGCACTTATTTTTATAGCATTGTTTAAACTATAAAATCAAGCGTATGCGTATGTTAAAAGATATAAAGCTCTAAAAATATCATCTTAGGTCGTACTCGCTGGATTGTTTTCCCTTTGTCTTGCAGTCTGGGACATTTGTCGCAGGGGAGACAAAAATGTAATGACCTGAGGTAAACTTGGCAATACATAGTTCCCTACcaattaaaaaatcattgtattggaacaaaattcgaacttgatctctATCTTATCACAGTgtaaactataaaacaaatatgaagtcaatatctttaagcatgacggaataaagttttgaaaaccagtgaattttataagtccaaggaccataactcatGATAAAAGAACAAATGTATATACCGATTTTCAAATCAACATCTTCAATCGTGACAAAAAATATTGTGGAAACCAATTATTTGAGTGACCCATAACtgtgcacaaaatcatcagaccagatTAAAATTCAAACGTGATCTGTAAATTGTCATTATGAAAcaatacacaaaatatcaaatcaatatcctCAAGCATTACAAAAAAAGTGcaaaaactgattattttagtgatttttttaattccaaggaCCATATTAACTCTGCTAAAAATCATCAGACTAGAAAAAAATTCGAACTTGATTAGTAACTTGTCATGACAAAACAATATGCCAAAtctcaaatcaatatcttcaagcatgaagaacaAAAGTGTGGACAAATGATTTCCCCGACTGacggatggatggatggacagacagacagacaagttGCAAACATAAAGTCCCCTAGACTTAGGGACTAATAAATAAgaaatttaaatgacaaataaactagaggctctaaagagcctgtgtcgctcaccttggtctatgtgcatattaaacaaaggacacaaatggattcatgacaaaattgtattttggtgatggtgatgtgtttgaagttcttactttactgaacgattttgcttcctacaattatatctataatgaactttgcccattagtaacagagaactatatttggtaaaaatttacataaatttaccaaattaatgaaaattgttaaaaattgactataaagggcaataactccttaaggggtcaattgaccatttaggtcatgttgacttatttgtagatcttactttgctgaacattattgctgtttacagtttatcgctatctataatagtattcaagataaccaaaaacggcaaaatttctttaaaaattaccaattggagggcagcaacccaacaaccagttgtccaattcatctgaaaaattcagggcagatagatattgacttgattaacaatttaacttcttgtcagatttgctctagatgctttggtttcatagttataagccagaaactgcattttacccctatgttctatttttagccgtggcggccatcttggttgaatggccaggtcattggacacatttttcaaactagataccccaaagacgattgtggcctagtagtttcagtggagattttgtaaaagattacttagatttatgaaaaatggttaaagattgactataaagggcaattactcctaaaggggtcaactgaccattttggtcatgctgacttatttgtagatcttactttgctgaacattattgctgtttacaa encodes:
- the LOC139491465 gene encoding neurogenic locus notch homolog protein 1-like; the encoded protein is MSSDNGYNETIDSPGSCLKGPCENGGTCVNYTCVCEDCFAGVKCEIDVNQTCKYDADTFIPHSNTCQLFYNCSQAVSPLPTENRVYSHNPQILRPAYLHECPYPELFSTTTLSCKNYTEVKCRSRYETKNKCDYLAVGYFCNHGTACKICEYFNPDCMGISDGIYRNVYVEPPGGHYFECQDERSIFDGGNPCPTNMAPYNGKCRNLFEIPTTYWHVGYGVDCSGRPNGNYESERKHRCDIYYIYMNGNSTLQHCGEGTVFDSKSLFCQNPANACRPCGSVDNGC